One window of the Carnobacterium maltaromaticum DSM 20342 genome contains the following:
- a CDS encoding YkuJ family protein, protein MKSSQLVAIIHRLEAMQENTDSEVQVRRFEKEGQERCLISYDPKAETYELEEVSDHSVYQFDDIDLIAIEIYELLQD, encoded by the coding sequence ATGAAATCTTCCCAATTAGTGGCTATTATCCACAGATTAGAAGCAATGCAAGAAAATACGGACAGTGAAGTTCAAGTTCGTCGATTTGAAAAAGAAGGTCAAGAACGTTGCTTAATTAGCTATGATCCTAAAGCAGAAACTTATGAATTAGAGGAAGTATCAGATCATTCAGTTTATCAATTTGATGACATTGATCTAATTGCAATTGAAATTTACGAATTGTTACAAGATTAA
- the thrB gene encoding homoserine kinase, producing MLRIKVPGTTANLGPGFDSCGLALQLYLTLEVGAEQDSWEVEHQLGSGIPTDSKNVIVMTALSLAPDLAPRKLKMTSDVPSTRGLGSSSAAIVAGIELANQLADLQLTAAKKVEIATLIEGHPDNVAPAILGDFVVATKINQDVFAVKHTFPETGIIAFIPQKELLTSESRTVLPSELSYSEAVKASSIANVMIASVLEGNLFLAGQMMEQDLWHEIYRKKLIPHLEKIREISQENGAYGTFLSGAGPTVLVLVPKDKLKLLMSLLKEVDNEAKIEAFDIDRFGVQISHQ from the coding sequence GTGTTACGGATTAAAGTTCCTGGGACAACGGCTAATTTAGGTCCTGGGTTTGATTCTTGTGGGTTAGCTTTACAACTTTACTTAACTTTAGAGGTGGGAGCGGAACAAGATAGTTGGGAAGTGGAACATCAATTAGGTTCGGGAATTCCAACCGATTCTAAAAATGTGATTGTCATGACTGCTCTATCTTTAGCCCCAGATTTAGCGCCTAGAAAATTAAAAATGACTTCTGATGTACCATCAACAAGAGGTCTAGGTAGTAGTTCGGCTGCTATAGTTGCTGGGATTGAATTAGCGAATCAATTAGCTGATTTACAATTAACTGCTGCTAAAAAAGTTGAAATAGCTACCTTGATTGAAGGTCATCCAGATAATGTTGCACCCGCTATTTTAGGTGATTTTGTAGTTGCAACAAAAATAAATCAAGATGTCTTCGCTGTTAAACATACTTTTCCTGAAACTGGGATTATCGCTTTTATTCCTCAAAAGGAATTGTTAACTAGCGAAAGCCGAACAGTCTTACCGAGTGAATTGAGTTACTCTGAAGCTGTCAAAGCCAGCTCAATTGCCAATGTAATGATTGCGTCTGTTTTAGAAGGAAATTTATTTTTAGCTGGTCAAATGATGGAACAAGATTTATGGCATGAAATTTATCGAAAAAAATTGATTCCTCATTTGGAAAAAATTCGAGAGATTAGTCAAGAAAATGGCGCTTATGGTACCTTTTTAAGTGGAGCAGGACCAACAGTTTTAGTATTGGTTCCTAAAGATAAATTAAAACTTCTCATGAGCTTGCTGAAAGAAGTAGACAATGAAGCAAAGATTGAAGCCTTTGATATTGACCGCTTTGGTGTCCAAATCAGTCATCAGTAA
- a CDS encoding lysylphosphatidylglycerol synthase transmembrane domain-containing protein, translating to MDRRNKWALGAILVVGLAIFAWEFRKLSFAQVYQELLQLNWFWLLAALGCMLIHWGIEAKIIQGLLQRRNSNYSFINAYRIPLIEHLFNAITPFSSGGQPAQLMALKKTGVDFGVGSSVLLMKFVVYQGMIVLNFVCCVFFGYQALSAELSKLSTFVFIGLAVNLGVITILLLITFKASWLKKVIHWVIGWLSRFISSDKLGKFEISLLEKVDTFYEESLYIRSQRSLLIKTSILTFIQLVFYFVVPYFILRSLGLTDISILTIISLHAFIILIVSLFPIPGGAGGAEYSFTLLFGSFILSPEKLIIALILWRLITHYTGIFMGVVALGIKDTKIAVAKVRT from the coding sequence ATGGATAGAAGGAACAAATGGGCTTTAGGAGCAATTCTTGTTGTCGGACTCGCTATTTTTGCCTGGGAATTTAGAAAACTTTCTTTTGCTCAAGTTTATCAAGAACTACTTCAATTGAATTGGTTTTGGTTACTTGCGGCCTTGGGATGTATGCTGATTCACTGGGGAATTGAGGCTAAAATTATTCAAGGTCTCTTGCAACGAAGGAATTCAAATTATAGTTTTATCAATGCCTATCGAATTCCTTTAATTGAACATTTATTTAATGCGATTACGCCTTTTTCAAGTGGCGGGCAACCTGCACAATTAATGGCCTTGAAGAAAACCGGTGTCGATTTTGGCGTTGGAAGCTCTGTGCTCTTGATGAAATTTGTTGTTTATCAAGGGATGATTGTTTTAAATTTTGTTTGTTGTGTCTTTTTTGGTTATCAAGCATTAAGTGCTGAATTATCTAAATTATCAACCTTTGTATTTATTGGCTTAGCAGTTAATCTAGGTGTGATTACTATTTTACTTTTAATTACATTTAAAGCTAGTTGGTTAAAAAAAGTGATTCATTGGGTGATCGGTTGGTTGAGTCGATTTATTTCTTCAGATAAGCTTGGAAAATTTGAAATTTCTTTATTAGAAAAAGTGGATACTTTTTATGAGGAAAGTTTATATATTCGGAGTCAACGTTCTCTATTGATTAAAACCAGTATTTTAACCTTCATTCAGCTCGTCTTTTACTTTGTTGTTCCGTACTTTATTTTAAGAAGTTTAGGATTAACGGATATTAGTATTTTGACAATTATTAGTTTACATGCTTTTATCATTTTAATTGTCTCGCTATTTCCAATTCCGGGCGGAGCTGGGGGAGCCGAATATAGTTTTACTTTGTTATTTGGAAGTTTTATCCTTAGTCCTGAAAAGCTAATTATTGCACTTATACTTTGGCGTTTGATCACTCATTATACAGGGATTTTTATGGGTGTTGTGGCTTTAGGTATAAAAGATACGAAGATAGCTGTTGCAAAAGTACGAACCTAA
- a CDS encoding glycosyltransferase family 4 protein — MIKVNMFSSADKVKGQGVGSAYLELIRLLQEQARDEIEMTINRYQKTQLSHYHTIDPLFYLTTFFRKRFGRRIGYVHFVPNTLKESIKIPKFAEKILDWYVVSFYKRMDHLVVVNPSFIPELVALGIDEANITYIPNFVAQSTFYAYSPNEIVELRKEEGLADDKFVVFGAGQVQERKGVFDFATLAEEMPDVQFIWAGGFSFGKITDGYERYKKLMDHPPENLKFVGIIDRKKMVDYYNLANVFLLPSYNELFPMCILEAFGTETPVLLRDLPLYKPVIDGYYAACEDRQAMAAEIRKLKDNQEDYQKLKERAIAGNAAYSEERLTTIWIRFYQEQALKGENKWIEGTNGL, encoded by the coding sequence ATGATTAAAGTCAATATGTTTTCTTCGGCGGATAAAGTCAAAGGGCAAGGGGTTGGAAGTGCCTATTTAGAATTAATTAGATTGCTCCAAGAGCAAGCTAGGGATGAGATTGAGATGACGATTAATCGCTATCAAAAAACACAACTTAGTCACTATCATACAATTGATCCACTATTCTATTTAACGACTTTTTTTAGAAAACGTTTTGGTCGTCGCATTGGTTATGTTCATTTTGTTCCCAATACTTTAAAAGAAAGTATTAAAATACCCAAATTTGCTGAAAAGATTCTGGATTGGTATGTTGTTTCATTTTATAAACGAATGGATCATTTAGTTGTCGTAAATCCTAGTTTTATTCCTGAATTAGTTGCGCTAGGAATTGATGAAGCGAATATAACGTATATTCCTAACTTTGTTGCTCAATCGACTTTTTATGCCTATTCTCCAAATGAGATTGTAGAATTACGCAAAGAAGAAGGTTTAGCAGATGATAAATTTGTTGTTTTTGGAGCAGGTCAAGTTCAAGAGCGTAAAGGTGTTTTTGATTTTGCAACTTTGGCTGAAGAAATGCCAGATGTTCAGTTTATCTGGGCTGGTGGTTTTTCTTTTGGAAAAATTACTGACGGGTATGAACGTTATAAAAAATTAATGGATCATCCTCCAGAAAACTTAAAGTTTGTTGGGATTATTGACCGAAAAAAAATGGTAGACTATTATAATTTAGCCAATGTATTTTTATTGCCATCATATAATGAATTATTTCCTATGTGTATTTTAGAAGCTTTTGGAACAGAAACGCCAGTCTTGTTAAGAGACTTACCTTTATACAAACCTGTTATTGATGGTTATTATGCGGCTTGTGAAGATCGCCAAGCAATGGCTGCAGAAATTAGAAAATTAAAAGACAATCAAGAAGATTATCAAAAATTAAAAGAACGAGCTATTGCTGGAAATGCAGCCTATTCAGAGGAGCGCTTGACGACTATTTGGATTCGTTTTTATCAGGAACAAGCTCTTAAAGGAGAAAATAAATGGATAGAAGGAACAAATGGGCTTTAG
- a CDS encoding homoserine dehydrogenase: protein MKKQIQVGILGFGTVGSGVIRILKDHNEKIGQVTGEEISIKKVLVRNIEKNRGLISEGIELTTNADDILNDSEIAVVLEVMGSIDVAKEYISRALKAGKHVVTANKDLIALHGKELVALAKENQCDLYYEASVAGGIPILRTIVDSLASDNIKKVLGIVNGTTNFMLTKMTAENKSYEEVLKEAQDLGFAESDPTNDVDGIDAARKMVILTRLAFGMHVDLDQIETRGIRHVKSIDIETAKQLGYKIKLIGSAEEANGSVVVDVGPVLVPQDHPLAGVHNENNAVVVQGAAVGETMFYGPGAGELPTATSVVSDLITVAKNIRLGTTGNVFNSYQLETKLTPDEEVYAKYYLAIEMLDKTGLFLELTKIFAASDVGFDKIIQEPQASQTSKVVIITHKMNKKQQKEILKQVEQAKDMDLLVHFKVMEG, encoded by the coding sequence ATGAAAAAACAAATTCAAGTAGGTATATTAGGTTTTGGAACAGTAGGTAGTGGTGTGATTCGCATTTTAAAAGATCATAATGAAAAAATTGGTCAAGTAACAGGTGAAGAAATTTCGATAAAAAAGGTCTTAGTCCGAAATATTGAAAAAAATCGAGGATTAATTTCTGAAGGGATCGAATTAACGACAAATGCAGATGACATTTTAAATGATTCTGAAATTGCAGTTGTATTAGAAGTGATGGGAAGTATAGATGTTGCTAAAGAGTATATTAGTCGAGCATTAAAAGCTGGAAAACATGTTGTCACAGCCAATAAGGATTTAATTGCTTTACATGGCAAGGAATTAGTGGCTTTAGCTAAAGAAAATCAATGTGACCTTTATTATGAAGCAAGTGTTGCTGGAGGAATTCCCATTTTAAGAACAATTGTGGATAGTCTAGCTTCAGATAATATCAAAAAAGTTTTGGGTATTGTAAATGGAACAACTAATTTTATGTTGACTAAAATGACAGCTGAAAATAAATCGTATGAAGAGGTTCTAAAAGAGGCTCAAGATTTAGGTTTTGCTGAGAGCGATCCTACAAATGATGTCGATGGGATTGATGCTGCTCGTAAGATGGTTATTTTAACACGGTTAGCTTTTGGGATGCATGTTGATTTAGACCAAATCGAAACTCGAGGAATCCGTCATGTGAAATCAATTGACATTGAGACTGCTAAACAATTGGGTTATAAAATCAAGTTAATTGGTTCAGCTGAAGAGGCCAATGGCAGTGTTGTTGTTGATGTAGGGCCTGTATTGGTTCCACAAGATCATCCTCTAGCAGGGGTGCATAATGAGAATAATGCAGTAGTTGTTCAAGGAGCAGCTGTAGGTGAAACGATGTTTTATGGTCCAGGAGCAGGAGAATTGCCAACGGCAACGAGTGTCGTAAGTGATTTGATTACTGTAGCTAAAAATATTCGTTTAGGTACAACGGGAAATGTATTTAACTCTTATCAGTTAGAGACTAAATTGACTCCAGATGAAGAAGTTTATGCAAAATATTATTTAGCAATTGAAATGTTAGACAAAACGGGATTATTTTTAGAATTAACTAAGATTTTTGCAGCGAGTGATGTTGGATTTGATAAGATTATCCAAGAACCGCAAGCTAGTCAAACATCTAAAGTCGTTATTATTACCCATAAAATGAATAAGAAACAACAAAAAGAAATTTTAAAACAAGTGGAACAAGCGAAAGATATGGACTTGTTAGTTCATTTTAAAGTAATGGAAGGCTAA
- a CDS encoding LTA synthase family protein — protein MKEKRKNMTIMSRILNKRMGFFLVAVLLFWLKTYVVYKTKFSLGVSGSFQQVLLFVNPISFTLLLFGISLFSNGRKSYIVLLVTDFIMTLWLFANVVYYREFSDFMTINIIKSASAVSGNMDSSFKSLVHISDFFVFLDLLLLASLLIFKIVKIDQTVIKKRVAFSVTAIAMALFATNLSLAEMDRPQLLTRTFDRNYIIKYLGLNAYTVYDGIKTAQANATKANADGSQMDEVKEYIQSKQLTPNVDYFGKAAGKNVFVIHLESFQQFMIDYKSNGVEVTPTLNEFYHDSNTVSFDNFFHQVGQGKTSDAEMMLENSLYGLSEGSAMVSNGTENTFQAAPAILNQKGYTTAAFHGDVASFWNRDNTYKSWGYNYFFDSSYYPKGKDYDLGYGLKDKIFLSQSAKYLEQLPQPFYAKMITVTNHYPYPLDEANATIPKTTTGDSTVDGYVQTARYLDEAIKEFLAYLKDSGLYDDSLILMYGDHYGISSNHGNAVSQLLGTKEYTDFDDAMFQKVPFMIHAPGLKGGINHTYGGEIDVLPTLLHLLGEQTTDYIQFGSDLLATDNQQIVPFRNGDFVSKNFTKVHGTIYNTATGEEITDLTEEQKVIFDQEKQHVEKELALSDRVITGDLLRFYTPKGFNVVDKEKYSYTFKSGIKQLEEAAKEVKSKTLLQEHNNQSTVNLYQTDAPELK, from the coding sequence ATGAAAGAAAAACGAAAAAATATGACGATTATGTCACGGATACTAAATAAACGAATGGGTTTCTTTTTAGTTGCAGTTCTATTATTTTGGTTAAAAACGTACGTAGTCTATAAAACTAAATTTTCATTAGGCGTTTCAGGGAGTTTTCAGCAAGTTTTACTTTTCGTAAATCCGATTAGTTTTACATTGTTACTTTTTGGGATTTCTTTATTCTCAAATGGTCGAAAATCTTATATTGTGCTTTTAGTAACTGATTTCATTATGACACTTTGGCTGTTTGCTAATGTGGTTTACTATCGTGAGTTCTCAGATTTTATGACTATTAACATTATTAAAAGTGCGTCAGCTGTCTCAGGGAATATGGATTCAAGTTTTAAAAGCTTAGTACATATTTCGGATTTCTTTGTTTTCCTTGATTTGCTGCTATTAGCAAGTCTATTGATTTTTAAAATTGTTAAAATTGATCAAACAGTGATAAAGAAAAGAGTGGCCTTTTCAGTAACGGCTATAGCAATGGCTTTATTTGCTACAAATTTAAGTCTAGCTGAGATGGATCGTCCTCAATTATTAACTCGAACTTTTGACCGCAATTATATTATTAAATATTTAGGCTTAAATGCCTACACTGTCTATGATGGAATCAAAACGGCCCAAGCAAACGCAACTAAGGCGAACGCAGATGGCAGTCAGATGGATGAGGTCAAAGAATACATTCAATCAAAACAACTCACACCAAATGTTGATTATTTTGGAAAAGCTGCTGGAAAAAATGTATTTGTGATTCATTTAGAAAGTTTTCAACAGTTTATGATTGATTATAAATCAAATGGCGTAGAAGTTACACCTACGTTGAATGAGTTTTATCATGATTCAAACACCGTTTCTTTTGATAATTTTTTCCATCAAGTAGGGCAAGGAAAAACAAGTGATGCTGAAATGATGTTAGAAAATTCGTTATATGGTCTTTCAGAAGGTTCGGCAATGGTTTCTAATGGAACTGAAAATACTTTTCAAGCTGCACCCGCTATTTTAAACCAAAAAGGCTACACAACTGCAGCTTTTCATGGTGATGTAGCTAGTTTTTGGAATCGGGATAATACCTATAAATCGTGGGGATATAATTATTTCTTTGATTCTAGTTATTATCCAAAAGGTAAGGATTATGATTTAGGCTATGGATTGAAAGATAAAATATTTCTAAGCCAATCTGCCAAATATTTAGAGCAACTGCCACAACCTTTTTATGCGAAAATGATTACGGTAACCAATCATTATCCATATCCGTTAGATGAAGCAAATGCAACTATTCCTAAAACAACAACGGGGGATAGTACTGTTGATGGGTATGTACAAACAGCACGTTATTTAGATGAAGCAATTAAGGAATTTTTAGCATATTTAAAAGATTCAGGATTGTATGATGATAGTTTGATTTTAATGTATGGTGACCATTATGGAATCTCCAGTAATCATGGAAATGCAGTTAGTCAATTATTAGGGACCAAAGAATATACTGATTTTGATGATGCAATGTTTCAAAAAGTTCCATTTATGATCCATGCTCCAGGTTTAAAAGGGGGTATCAATCATACCTATGGTGGAGAAATTGATGTCTTGCCAACCTTACTTCATTTACTTGGAGAACAAACAACAGATTATATTCAATTTGGTAGTGATTTATTAGCTACTGATAATCAACAAATAGTACCATTTAGAAATGGCGATTTTGTTTCCAAAAATTTTACAAAAGTTCATGGTACTATTTATAACACAGCAACTGGTGAGGAAATAACTGATTTAACAGAGGAGCAAAAAGTTATTTTTGATCAAGAAAAACAACATGTAGAAAAAGAATTAGCTTTATCAGATCGAGTAATAACTGGGGATCTATTGCGTTTTTATACCCCGAAAGGTTTTAATGTCGTAGATAAAGAAAAATATAGCTATACGTTTAAAAGTGGTATAAAACAATTAGAAGAAGCTGCAAAAGAAGTGAAGAGTAAAACATTATTACAAGAACATAACAATCAGTCAACGGTTAATCTTTATCAAACGGATGCCCCTGAACTGAAATAG
- a CDS encoding NAD(P)-dependent oxidoreductase, translated as MSKQKIGFIGVGVMGASIVKHLLKDGYEVNIYNRTKSKADEVVSLGAIWQDTPKAVTIESDIVFTIVGYPKDVEEVYYSEDGIFAGATSEKILVDMTTSTPSLAQKIFATGRERKIEVLDAPVSGGDLGAKNGTLTIMVGGTKEAYQIVEPIFNVFSGKVKLQGAAGSGQHTKMANQIMIAGTMVGMSELLVYANAAGLELESVLDTVGGGSAQNWSLTNYAPRILREDFTAGFFVKHFVKDLKIALAEAEKMDIQLPGTSLAKELYEKLENQGHGNDGTQALIKLWWPAGVQPKRN; from the coding sequence ATGAGTAAACAAAAGATTGGTTTTATTGGCGTAGGGGTTATGGGGGCGTCTATTGTCAAACATTTATTAAAAGACGGATATGAAGTAAATATTTATAACCGAACTAAGAGCAAAGCAGATGAGGTTGTTAGTCTTGGGGCAATTTGGCAAGATACACCGAAGGCAGTGACTATAGAAAGTGATATTGTTTTTACGATTGTTGGCTATCCTAAAGACGTTGAGGAAGTCTACTATAGTGAAGATGGAATTTTTGCTGGAGCGACTAGTGAGAAGATTTTAGTTGATATGACTACTAGCACGCCTTCATTAGCACAAAAAATCTTTGCTACAGGTAGAGAAAGAAAAATTGAGGTTCTAGATGCTCCAGTCTCAGGAGGCGATCTAGGGGCTAAAAACGGCACTTTAACGATTATGGTAGGCGGCACGAAAGAGGCTTATCAAATCGTTGAACCTATTTTCAATGTATTTTCTGGAAAAGTTAAGCTACAAGGGGCAGCTGGAAGCGGACAGCATACTAAAATGGCTAATCAAATTATGATAGCTGGTACAATGGTGGGCATGTCTGAATTACTAGTTTATGCAAATGCTGCTGGCTTAGAATTGGAAAGTGTCTTGGATACTGTTGGTGGAGGAAGTGCCCAAAACTGGTCTTTAACAAATTATGCGCCTAGAATTTTAAGAGAAGATTTCACTGCTGGTTTTTTTGTGAAACATTTTGTCAAAGATTTAAAGATTGCATTAGCTGAAGCTGAAAAAATGGATATTCAATTACCAGGTACAAGCTTAGCAAAAGAATTATATGAAAAATTGGAAAATCAAGGTCATGGCAACGATGGAACACAAGCCTTAATTAAATTATGGTGGCCTGCTGGCGTTCAACCAAAAAGAAACTAA
- a CDS encoding polysaccharide deacetylase family protein — protein MKSVDAQAENSETHKVQKGETVWRIAKSYGITIAELKEWNDMESDTVYAGQIIKVKNPTLTAKELPKTGPVILENQMEYIVQPGETLWRIATRNQMTVDEIKSWNQLSSDKIKDGQILKIKKQAGIPPVVKNKVIALTFDDGPSASVTPRVLDILKKQDVKATFFVTGQSAKANPELIRREISEGHEIGNHTLSHPKLTSLSIEEAQYQVSATNEIIQNIANYQIKLLRPPYGLIDDKLIAVYQMPIIEWSVDTEDWKSKNADMIYQEVMRSSTSGAIVLMHDIHPTTADALETTIISLKKQGYSFVSISDLYGGVLSGEKQYYQASDVR, from the coding sequence ATGAAATCAGTTGATGCTCAAGCTGAAAATAGTGAAACCCATAAAGTTCAAAAAGGGGAAACAGTTTGGCGGATTGCTAAGAGTTATGGAATAACTATTGCTGAATTAAAAGAATGGAATGATATGGAATCAGATACAGTTTATGCAGGCCAAATAATAAAAGTGAAAAATCCAACATTAACTGCTAAGGAACTACCTAAAACAGGTCCAGTTATTCTTGAAAATCAAATGGAGTATATAGTGCAGCCTGGTGAAACTCTTTGGCGGATTGCAACGCGTAATCAAATGACGGTAGATGAAATCAAAAGCTGGAACCAGTTATCATCAGACAAAATTAAGGATGGTCAGATATTAAAGATAAAAAAACAAGCGGGAATTCCACCTGTTGTCAAAAATAAAGTGATTGCTCTAACCTTTGATGATGGACCTAGCGCGAGTGTGACACCTAGAGTTTTAGATATCTTAAAAAAACAAGATGTAAAGGCTACTTTTTTTGTTACGGGTCAAAGTGCTAAAGCCAATCCGGAATTGATTAGACGTGAAATTTCAGAGGGACATGAGATTGGGAATCATACCTTATCTCACCCTAAATTAACATCACTCTCGATAGAGGAAGCCCAATATCAAGTTTCCGCAACAAATGAAATTATTCAAAATATCGCTAATTATCAAATTAAATTATTACGTCCGCCTTATGGATTGATTGATGATAAATTAATCGCAGTCTACCAGATGCCAATTATAGAATGGTCAGTTGATACAGAAGATTGGAAATCTAAAAATGCGGATATGATTTATCAAGAAGTTATGCGTAGTTCAACGTCGGGAGCGATTGTGCTAATGCACGACATCCATCCGACGACAGCAGATGCATTAGAAACTACAATCATTTCTTTGAAAAAACAGGGTTATAGTTTTGTCTCGATAAGTGACTTATATGGTGGAGTTTTAAGTGGTGAGAAACAATATTATCAAGCGAGTGATGTTCGTTAG
- a CDS encoding copper homeostasis protein CutC, producing the protein MLLKEVCVENFTLIPEALSRGANRVELCDNLTVGGTTVSTGVMEETIHYCGEKHVPVMAIIRPRGGNFIFHDTELKIMKTDLMEAKKLGVDGVVIGCLTADNWIDEDAITDLLDEASGLQVTFHMAFDEIPADKQFAAIDWLVEQGVERILTHGGPSHLAIESTLPRLKELVAYADKRIIILPGGGITNENADFIAQELGVNEIHGTKIVGTL; encoded by the coding sequence TTGTTATTAAAAGAAGTCTGTGTTGAAAATTTCACCTTGATTCCAGAAGCATTGTCTCGCGGAGCAAATCGTGTTGAATTATGTGATAATTTAACTGTTGGAGGCACAACAGTAAGTACGGGCGTAATGGAAGAGACCATTCATTATTGTGGAGAAAAGCATGTCCCTGTCATGGCGATTATTCGACCTCGAGGCGGAAATTTTATTTTTCATGATACCGAGCTTAAAATTATGAAAACAGATTTAATGGAAGCCAAAAAGTTAGGCGTGGATGGTGTTGTAATCGGTTGTTTAACAGCAGATAATTGGATTGACGAAGACGCCATTACAGATTTATTAGATGAAGCAAGTGGTTTACAAGTAACATTTCACATGGCTTTTGATGAAATTCCAGCAGATAAACAATTTGCTGCTATTGATTGGTTAGTAGAGCAAGGTGTTGAGCGTATCCTAACCCATGGAGGACCTAGTCACTTGGCTATTGAGAGCACCCTACCTCGATTAAAAGAACTAGTTGCATACGCTGATAAGCGTATTATTATTTTACCTGGTGGCGGAATTACAAATGAAAATGCTGATTTTATCGCACAAGAACTAGGTGTTAATGAAATCCATGGTACCAAAATAGTTGGCACACTGTAA
- a CDS encoding pyridoxal phosphate-dependent aminotransferase, translated as MTVLSEKFNQQTYKIEVSDIRRFDERVSVIEDMLKLTLGEPDFNTPEHVKLAGISAIENNDSHYTGMAGDLELRKAVATFMQKKYQVSFAPENEILVTVGATEALSASLLAVLNPGDKIIVPTPIYPGYEPLITLARAEPIYIDTTSNGFVLTPEMIEAAMLEHGDQVKAIILNYPSNPTGVTYNREEVKAIADAVKKYSIFVISDEIYSELTYGETHVSIAEFARDQTILINGLSKSHAMTGWRIGFILAPQELIGQIVKVHQYLVTSATTMAQKAAIAALTAGADDALPMKIEYMKRRDFLYEKMKNLGFEIARPNGAFYIFAKIPDGYTQNSMNFCVDLAEKNKLAIIPGSAFGAAGEGFVRLSYAASMEKLELAMERLTAYMATNKSTP; from the coding sequence ATGACAGTATTATCAGAAAAATTTAATCAACAAACCTATAAAATCGAGGTTTCAGATATTCGTAGATTTGACGAAAGAGTCTCTGTAATTGAAGACATGCTGAAACTAACCTTAGGTGAACCAGACTTCAACACACCAGAACATGTAAAATTAGCTGGTATCTCTGCAATTGAAAACAATGACTCCCATTATACTGGCATGGCTGGTGATTTAGAATTACGTAAAGCTGTCGCTACTTTTATGCAAAAAAAATATCAGGTTTCTTTTGCCCCTGAAAATGAAATTTTGGTCACTGTCGGAGCTACTGAAGCTCTTTCAGCAAGTCTTTTGGCTGTTTTAAATCCAGGAGATAAAATTATTGTTCCAACACCAATTTACCCTGGGTATGAACCATTGATTACGCTAGCTCGAGCTGAGCCTATCTATATAGACACTACGTCTAATGGCTTTGTTTTAACTCCAGAAATGATTGAAGCAGCAATGCTTGAACACGGGGACCAGGTTAAAGCGATCATTCTAAATTATCCCAGCAACCCAACCGGAGTGACATACAACCGTGAAGAAGTGAAAGCAATTGCAGATGCTGTTAAAAAATATAGTATTTTTGTGATCAGTGATGAAATTTATAGTGAGTTAACCTACGGAGAAACGCATGTTTCAATTGCTGAATTTGCTAGAGACCAAACCATTCTAATTAATGGACTTTCAAAATCCCATGCCATGACTGGTTGGAGAATTGGTTTTATCTTAGCTCCACAAGAGCTAATTGGTCAAATTGTTAAAGTCCATCAATACCTGGTTACTAGCGCAACTACTATGGCTCAAAAAGCTGCGATTGCTGCTTTAACTGCTGGAGCGGATGATGCTTTACCAATGAAAATTGAATACATGAAACGCCGTGATTTCCTTTATGAAAAAATGAAAAATCTGGGCTTCGAAATTGCCAGACCAAATGGTGCATTTTATATTTTCGCTAAAATTCCAGATGGCTATACTCAAAATAGTATGAACTTCTGTGTGGATTTAGCTGAAAAGAACAAACTAGCTATTATTCCTGGATCTGCATTTGGAGCCGCTGGTGAAGGCTTTGTCCGTTTAAGCTACGCTGCAAGCATGGAAAAATTAGAACTGGCAATGGAGCGCTTAACAGCCTATATGGCAACAAATAAGTCAACTCCTTAA